The nucleotide sequence AAGTCACCATATTAGCGACAGCGATTTTATTTGCTTTGGTCCATTTTTCGTTTATTTCCTTCGTCTGGATCTTTCCCTTCGGGTTGGTATTGGGATATCTAAGGCATAAATACAAAACACTTTGGTTGGGGATGTTGGTGCATTTTATTCATAATCTATTGGTACTGATGATAGAATATTACTATTTTAACGAAGGTGATATTTTTACGCTGTAATGAAGCCTACTTCAGAATATCGGTACCCAGATATTCATCATTCTTATTGTAATACCAGGCTCTTACTTTCGGCATTCTTATATCCTGAATAATTTTTTCTTCAGAAAGAAGGATGTATTCTCCGGTATTTTTTCCTTCCTTTTCGGGATCGCCCTTAAAGAACTGATACATTTCCAAGGCATAACTTTTCGGATTAAAATAAAAGAACCACACATCCTTGCCCACAGCTTCATCGTAGCTTACTCTTAAAACCAGATATTCCTTTCCTTTAAATTCTTTTCTAATGACCTTCTCATCAATCTGCGTTCCGGGATCTTTTAACTTCATGGGCAAACCGTAGAGGTAGGTGTAATAATTCTTGTATAGGCGAGCTCTGTCGCACTTCTCCTTAAAGCTTGATGAAGCTGTTGGTTGTACATTTCCCTTACTGCATATCGTAAAAGAACAATCGTCCTTGTCTAAG is from Constantimarinum furrinae and encodes:
- a CDS encoding DUF6503 family protein yields the protein MRTIFLGILIGILPCVTLAQEISGTELLAKAIAYHDPSDRWQKFDASFFVQLKTPNSPERMSEVTIDLPNEFFNLSVEKDSITTQYTLDKDDCSFTICSKGNVQPTASSSFKEKCDRARLYKNYYTYLYGLPMKLKDPGTQIDEKVIRKEFKGKEYLVLRVSYDEAVGKDVWFFYFNPKSYALEMYQFFKGDPEKEGKNTGEYILLSEEKIIQDIRMPKVRAWYYNKNDEYLGTDILK